Proteins encoded in a region of the Streptomyces sp. NBC_01298 genome:
- a CDS encoding glycosyltransferase, translating to MRILFTGPASVGHLFPMVPTAQALQAAGHQVLFAVSAPYEQMRQAGLPTVEIGDGSTLMDAFKRASNGADLEFVTDGDSFEETERQAAAGFAEHGRVTIDDLLALATAWRPDVIVHAAFQAAAPLVSAALGIPAVVHNFGVMSGLGMVDRLAGLLTDEYQARGVEGPATRTVLDVIPPSLGGDGTGWRVRYTPFNGGGSVPRDLLARGSRPRIAITLGTVVPAFAGVDPVARVVSEAASVDAEFLLAVGDTDLSSLGALPGNVRALPWVPLAQLLDGADAIVHHGGSGTMLTAAALGVPQLILPQGADHFINADAATDRGFALRTTGDDVDADLLGRLLTYEPLRKAAAATRAEIAALPSPAGLVASFEAIG from the coding sequence GTGCGCATCCTCTTCACCGGCCCCGCTTCGGTGGGCCACCTGTTCCCGATGGTGCCGACCGCCCAGGCCCTCCAGGCCGCCGGGCACCAGGTGCTGTTCGCGGTCTCGGCCCCGTACGAGCAGATGCGGCAGGCAGGCCTGCCCACCGTCGAGATCGGCGACGGCTCGACGCTGATGGACGCCTTCAAGCGCGCCTCGAACGGCGCGGACCTCGAGTTCGTCACGGACGGCGACAGCTTCGAGGAGACCGAGCGCCAGGCCGCGGCCGGTTTCGCCGAACACGGGCGGGTCACCATCGACGACCTCCTCGCCCTCGCCACGGCCTGGCGGCCGGACGTCATCGTCCACGCCGCCTTCCAGGCCGCCGCGCCCCTGGTCTCCGCGGCCCTCGGCATACCGGCCGTGGTCCACAACTTCGGCGTGATGTCCGGCCTCGGCATGGTCGACCGGCTCGCCGGCCTGCTCACGGACGAATACCAGGCCCGCGGGGTCGAAGGCCCGGCCACCCGCACCGTCCTCGACGTCATACCCCCCTCGCTGGGCGGGGACGGCACCGGCTGGCGCGTCCGGTACACCCCGTTCAACGGTGGCGGCTCCGTTCCGCGCGACCTCCTGGCCCGCGGCTCCCGGCCCCGTATCGCCATCACCCTCGGGACCGTGGTGCCCGCGTTCGCGGGCGTCGACCCGGTCGCCCGGGTCGTCTCCGAAGCCGCCTCGGTCGACGCGGAGTTCCTGCTCGCGGTCGGCGACACCGACCTGAGCTCGCTCGGCGCGCTTCCCGGCAACGTCCGGGCGCTGCCCTGGGTGCCCCTGGCACAGCTCCTGGACGGCGCGGACGCGATCGTGCACCACGGCGGCTCCGGCACCATGCTCACCGCCGCCGCTCTCGGCGTCCCGCAGTTGATCCTCCCGCAGGGCGCGGACCACTTCATCAACGCCGATGCCGCCACCGACCGGGGCTTCGCCCTCCGTACGACCGGCGACGATGTGGACGCCGACCTGCTCGGACGGCTGCTCACCTACGAACCCCTCCGCAAGGCGGCCGCGGCCACCCGGGCGGAGATCGCCGCGCTCCCCTCCCCGGCCGGCCTCGTCGCCTCCTTCGAGGCCATCGGCTAG
- a CDS encoding SDR family oxidoreductase: MGRRWLVTGCSSGLGHALATAAARAGDELAVTARKTADLEDLAAAWPGRIVPIPLELRDEASCEEAVRTAAERLGGIDILVNNAAVGLFGAVEEVSDSELRDQLETLVVGPWRLARLVLPLMRAQGHGHILNVSSVVGRMAFPGLAAYTAGKHALEGMSRTLAMEAAPHNIRVTVVEPGMFATRYGTSMAEAALRVPAYDATNREMLEGARGLADSPETGRPEYFAERVLDIVAAEGPTPLRIPVGDDAYGYIDAAEEVDRAEHAAARLLVQGPPPQA; the protein is encoded by the coding sequence ATGGGACGACGCTGGCTGGTCACGGGATGCTCTTCGGGGCTCGGACACGCGCTGGCCACCGCGGCGGCCCGGGCCGGGGACGAACTGGCCGTCACCGCCCGCAAGACCGCCGACCTGGAGGACCTGGCAGCCGCCTGGCCCGGCCGGATCGTCCCGATCCCCCTCGAACTGCGGGACGAGGCCTCCTGTGAGGAGGCGGTGCGCACCGCGGCGGAGCGCCTCGGCGGCATCGACATCCTCGTCAACAACGCCGCCGTCGGGCTGTTCGGCGCGGTCGAGGAGGTCTCGGACTCCGAACTCCGCGACCAGCTGGAGACCTTGGTCGTCGGCCCCTGGCGGCTCGCGCGGCTCGTCCTGCCGCTGATGCGAGCCCAGGGGCACGGCCACATCCTCAACGTCTCCTCCGTGGTCGGCCGGATGGCCTTCCCGGGACTCGCGGCCTACACCGCCGGGAAACACGCCCTAGAAGGCATGAGCCGGACCCTCGCCATGGAGGCGGCTCCCCACAACATCCGCGTCACCGTCGTCGAACCCGGCATGTTCGCGACGCGCTACGGAACCTCCATGGCCGAGGCGGCCCTTCGGGTCCCCGCCTACGACGCCACCAACCGCGAGATGCTCGAAGGGGCGCGGGGCCTCGCGGACAGCCCCGAGACCGGACGCCCGGAGTACTTCGCCGAACGGGTCCTGGACATCGTCGCCGCCGAGGGCCCGACCCCCCTGCGGATCCCCGTCGGCGACGACGCCTACGGGTACATCGACGCGGCCGAGGAGGTGGACCGCGCCGAGCACGCCGCGGCCCGCCTGCTCGTACAGGGCCCGCCGCCGCAGGCCTGA
- a CDS encoding GNAT family N-acetyltransferase, producing the protein MSEVEILPLRLTHLDAVLDLGYRSFDVKAMPYTSWSLSSVAAHWDAQPDACWIARDEEGLLGFVLGSLSYDEREDWGYLEWIALEERARGRGVASSLVEHCCTALFAAGASRIITDVESGNAASAAMMRRNGFAEKVTVTLFVRPNPREHTAAASHSAQDPARSMLRRAARASRGPAT; encoded by the coding sequence ATGAGTGAAGTCGAGATCCTCCCGCTGCGACTGACCCACCTCGATGCCGTTCTCGATCTCGGCTACCGGTCCTTCGACGTCAAGGCGATGCCCTACACCTCCTGGTCGCTGTCCTCCGTGGCCGCGCACTGGGACGCCCAGCCGGACGCCTGCTGGATCGCCCGCGACGAGGAGGGGCTGCTCGGTTTCGTCCTCGGGTCGCTGTCCTACGACGAGCGGGAGGACTGGGGCTACCTGGAATGGATCGCGCTGGAGGAGCGCGCCCGCGGCCGGGGGGTCGCGAGCTCCCTGGTCGAGCACTGCTGCACCGCGCTCTTCGCCGCGGGGGCGTCCCGGATCATCACCGACGTGGAGAGCGGCAACGCGGCGTCGGCCGCGATGATGCGGCGCAACGGGTTCGCCGAGAAGGTCACCGTCACCCTCTTCGTCCGCCCGAACCCGCGGGAGCACACGGCCGCGGCCTCGCACTCCGCCCAGGACCCGGCCCGCTCCATGCTGCGCCGCGCCGCCCGGGCGAGCCGCGGCCCGGCCACGTAG
- a CDS encoding MFS transporter: MSRNQPPRVAATEVPGPAQGDGGPDARRLRTILITVCIALMAVIASVSGLNVAQPDLAVEFGASQSTVLWIINLYTLTLAALLLPLGALGDRLGRKPTLIAGLAVFGIASALAGLAPSVEVMLAARLLSGVGAAMIMPITLAVITSTFPAEQRGRAIGVWTGVAGGGGILGMFLSAALVDVANWRYLFVLPVALVLLALAMSLRAIPDSREAPGHSFDTIGALTSVVAAAGLIFALQEGPERGWSDPATLTGLAAGLLAGAVFVVWELRLRDAALLDLRLFRERGLAGGSLTLLTVFGVQAGIFVVLFPFLQAVLGWSGLKSTLALMPMAVAMMAASGLAPRLTPRIGARATMATGILLAGAGLALMAGTVSVDGGYPSVVPGMLAMGLGMGLAMTPSTEAITGSLPPERQGVASALNDVTREFGTALGVALLGALLSAGYRSAIDGRLDGVPQGAADAAREGVANAVGAADGAGAGARALLDAARQSFVEGWQQAMWAGVAVMAVLFLYVLARGPKGPAPVPAPEAVTEPATEPAIEAAADPTADPEVLAAK; the protein is encoded by the coding sequence ATGAGCAGGAACCAGCCCCCACGGGTGGCAGCCACCGAAGTGCCCGGCCCCGCCCAAGGCGACGGCGGCCCGGACGCGCGCCGGCTTCGCACCATTCTGATCACCGTGTGCATCGCGCTGATGGCCGTCATCGCCTCGGTTTCCGGGCTGAACGTCGCGCAGCCCGACCTGGCCGTCGAGTTCGGCGCCTCGCAGAGCACCGTCCTGTGGATCATCAACCTCTACACCCTCACCCTGGCCGCGCTGCTGCTCCCGCTCGGAGCGCTCGGTGACCGGCTGGGCCGCAAGCCCACGCTGATCGCCGGTCTGGCCGTCTTCGGAATCGCGAGCGCCCTCGCGGGTCTCGCCCCGTCGGTGGAGGTCATGCTCGCCGCCCGGCTGCTCAGCGGCGTGGGCGCGGCGATGATCATGCCCATCACCCTGGCCGTGATCACCTCCACCTTCCCCGCGGAACAGCGCGGCCGGGCCATCGGCGTCTGGACCGGGGTCGCCGGAGGCGGTGGCATCCTCGGCATGTTCCTCTCCGCCGCGCTCGTCGACGTGGCGAACTGGCGCTACCTCTTCGTCCTTCCCGTCGCCCTGGTCCTGCTGGCGCTGGCCATGTCGCTGCGCGCCATCCCGGACTCCCGTGAGGCCCCGGGGCACTCCTTCGACACCATCGGCGCACTGACCTCCGTCGTCGCCGCGGCCGGCCTGATCTTCGCCCTCCAGGAAGGGCCGGAGCGCGGCTGGTCCGATCCCGCGACCCTGACCGGCCTCGCCGCCGGACTGCTCGCCGGCGCGGTCTTCGTGGTCTGGGAACTGCGGCTCCGGGACGCCGCACTGCTCGACCTGCGGCTGTTCCGCGAGCGCGGACTGGCCGGCGGCTCCCTGACCCTCCTGACGGTCTTCGGCGTACAGGCGGGCATCTTCGTGGTGCTCTTCCCCTTCCTCCAGGCCGTGCTGGGCTGGTCGGGCCTCAAGTCCACGCTCGCGCTGATGCCCATGGCCGTGGCCATGATGGCGGCCTCCGGCCTGGCTCCCCGGCTGACCCCGCGCATCGGTGCGCGCGCGACCATGGCGACCGGCATCCTGCTGGCGGGCGCCGGCCTCGCCCTCATGGCGGGCACCGTCTCCGTCGACGGCGGCTACCCGTCCGTGGTCCCGGGGATGCTCGCCATGGGCCTCGGGATGGGCCTGGCGATGACGCCCTCCACGGAGGCCATCACCGGCTCGCTGCCGCCGGAACGCCAGGGCGTGGCCTCCGCGCTCAACGACGTCACCCGCGAGTTCGGCACCGCGCTGGGCGTGGCCCTGCTCGGCGCGCTCCTGTCCGCCGGGTACCGCAGCGCCATCGACGGACGCCTCGACGGCGTCCCCCAGGGCGCGGCGGACGCCGCGAGGGAGGGCGTCGCCAACGCCGTCGGGGCCGCGGACGGCGCGGGCGCCGGGGCGCGGGCCCTCCTCGACGCCGCCCGGCAGTCCTTCGTCGAGGGCTGGCAGCAGGCCATGTGGGCGGGGGTGGCCGTGATGGCCGTCCTGTTCCTCTACGTCCTCGCCCGCGGCCCGAAGGGCCCGGCCCCGGTGCCCGCTCCCGAGGCGGTGACCGAGCCGGCGACCGAGCCGGCGATCGAGGCGGCCGCGGATCCTACGGCGGACCCCGAGGTCCTCGCCGCGAAGTGA
- a CDS encoding NAD(P)/FAD-dependent oxidoreductase, translating into MTAAHPTAHPTAHPTDALPDGTVDAVVIGGGAAGLNGALMLARSRRSVVVIDSGTPRNAPAEGVHGLLGLDGTPPAELYGRGREEVRRYGGLVVSGEVSAAEHAAPSADGDLRFAVTLADGRVLTARRLLVATGLRDVLPELPGLAEHWGSRVVHCPYCHGWEVRDEPIGILATGPASLHHALLFRQLTEDLVYFANGTELDGETRTRFAARGIQVVDAPVEEVVGDGDGGIRGVRLADGRVVERRVLAVATTLLARTEGLAGLGLRMENVPGGGRRFASGAAGATDVPGVWVAGNVTDPMAQVGASAAAGALAGAHINAVLAVADTGAAVEALAAAGNTGAATSA; encoded by the coding sequence ATGACTGCCGCACACCCGACCGCACACCCGACCGCACACCCGACCGACGCACTGCCGGACGGGACCGTCGACGCCGTGGTGATCGGCGGCGGCGCCGCCGGTCTGAACGGCGCCCTGATGCTCGCCCGCTCCCGCCGTTCGGTGGTCGTGATCGACAGCGGCACCCCCCGCAACGCGCCCGCCGAGGGCGTGCACGGCCTGCTCGGCCTGGACGGCACCCCGCCGGCGGAACTGTACGGACGGGGCCGTGAGGAAGTGCGCCGCTACGGCGGCCTGGTCGTCTCCGGCGAGGTCAGCGCCGCCGAACACGCCGCTCCGTCCGCCGACGGCGACCTGCGCTTCGCCGTCACCCTGGCCGACGGCCGCGTCCTGACGGCGCGCCGCCTGCTGGTGGCCACCGGTCTGCGCGACGTGCTGCCCGAGCTCCCCGGACTGGCGGAGCACTGGGGCAGCCGCGTGGTGCACTGCCCGTACTGTCACGGCTGGGAGGTGCGCGACGAGCCCATCGGCATCCTCGCCACCGGCCCCGCGTCGCTCCACCACGCCCTGCTGTTCCGTCAGCTCACCGAGGACCTGGTCTACTTCGCGAACGGCACCGAACTCGACGGGGAGACCCGTACGCGCTTCGCCGCGCGCGGCATCCAGGTCGTCGACGCGCCCGTCGAAGAGGTCGTAGGGGACGGTGACGGAGGCATCCGCGGGGTGCGCCTGGCCGACGGCCGGGTCGTCGAGCGCCGCGTCCTCGCGGTGGCGACCACGCTCCTGGCCCGCACCGAGGGTCTGGCGGGGCTGGGCCTGCGGATGGAGAACGTGCCCGGCGGCGGCCGCCGCTTCGCCTCCGGCGCGGCCGGCGCCACCGACGTACCGGGGGTGTGGGTGGCCGGCAACGTCACCGACCCGATGGCCCAGGTCGGGGCCTCCGCCGCGGCCGGGGCCCTGGCCGGCGCCCACATCAACGCCGTGCTCGCCGTCGCCGACACCGGCGCGGCCGTCGAGGCCCTCGCCGCGGCAGGCAACACCGGCGCCGCCACCAGCGCCTGA